The DNA sequence TCTCAGCCAGGTCCAGCTCATACTAGGTTTAGAGAGGGGGCACGTCCATGGGCTGTGTGCAAGGGCCTCTGGTCCAGGGGTGCTGAGAAGTTCTTCCCTTGAACTCTGCACTGCCTGTGCCTGACAGACTGGCTCCTGCTCCCCTCCAGGTttctcctgaccttcctgctgGATCTTGGGAGCCTGAACCCCACCATTGAGCTATAGGGAACAACTTATGTAACTGTTATGGGGGATGCTGATTGGAAGCTGTCCTGGATCTGAGAGTCCTGTCTGGAGGGCTTCCTGGGGCCGTGTGGTTTCGGCGGCTGCTTGGATGCAGCAGAGCCATCCTCCCTGGGAAGATCTGGGGGAAAGATTGGTAACCCGGGCCAAGGGACAGCCAAGGGCAAAGGCCTTGAGGATCCATTGCTTTGGGAGGTTGAGCTTGCTAAGGAGTCAGAGAAGAGGGGACGGGCTATGGTGATTTCACTTCCTGGGTAACTGAGTACCAGTTCAGTAGGGGACTCACTAACATGACCTTGGTTTAAAGAGGGTGGCTGTTGTGACTGCTGTCACTGCCTAAAGATCTGCGGAGGTGGCCTGGATCCAAGGTGGTAGCACAAAGTGTTACAGAGTTATGTGGAGAAGCTGGAGTGAGAGGCCAGATGGCCAGATCGGGGGTGAGGTCCAGCCAGGTCTGAGATCTGGTAGGTAGATGGGacccttcgtgtgtgtgtgtgtgtgtgtgtgtgtgtgtgcgcgcgcgtgcgcgtgtgtacAGCTAACTTGGATAAACCTGGCATTTATCTAAAGACCTTTCCAGACTAGTGTGGTGGCACTACACCAGAAGGTTGAGTCAGGGGGCTGTCGTGAGTTCAAGGCAGACTGGGGTACATAAGCAAGTACCAGACTAGCtaagacccagtttcaaaaagaaggagctggagagacacggcagaggttaagagtgctgctcttctagaggatccaaccaagttcaggtcccagcgCCCATGTCGTTAGGTGGCTCACAGCACCTGCCTatagctccaggtccagggatcTGATGTCATCTCTAaacctccttgggcacctgcaaACACATGGCATTCACAGGGCTTCTGGAATTGCTGAGGCAACCTGCGTTGTCCCAAGCTGGCCGAAGGAtggatggggttggggaggggagctggCCCAGGCCCAGAActcctggctctgtcttcttAGTGCACTGATCATGTGGTCCCTTAGAAAATGGCCAGGCAGGTTGGATGGAAGCTGTCgtggttccctggaactggggtctGGAATCTGCCCCTTTTGGAAGCAGCTGGCTAGGACCTGGAGTGCTGTGGAAGGGCAGGCTGGGGCCTcgcccctgcctcctgctgaacCCTGTCGGCCCTATTGGGTAACAGTTGTTTTGTTGGGATGTATGGGTAAGTTAATGGCCAAGTCTGTGGGGTACTTCTATGGGCTTCCGGGGCTGCAGGCTGGTACAGGGTTTCATGGAAGACAAACCGTAAACATCCTCGTTCCTGAGATCAGGGTAGGGAGAGTCACCAAGGAGGAGGTGTCTAGAAGGTTGTTGGGGTCACTCACCACATCCCAATAGAGAAGGCATTGCCTCAATCGATCCTGTTAGACtaggggggggtggggggggaaaaaggaagaaaccatGTTCTAAAGGGGGAGCAGCGTGTGCAGAATTTTCCAGCACCCTGCGGCAGTGCCATCCGTCCCCTCCCCATGGCTGACCAGGGTGCAGGGGTCCCAGGGgcttctggggtgtctgattCTCTCTGCACCTCTGAATTTAGCAGCCCAGAATCCTGGAATTCTTCTCCAATCTGATCTCCCCTCTGGCTCGCTTCGGAGTCGGCCGTGGGTCTACACCAAGCGCCATCTGGTCTGGGTtctgtttctcaagacagggtggATGCATTCAGAAGCGGGTGGGAACCATGGCGGAGGCTGCTCAGCTgggcttttcctttctgttttcttactgTGCTTATTCAGGGGTGCCTGCCACAGCGCACAGCTGTCAGAGGGTCGCTTTTGACTTTCCCCTTGTACCGTGTGAATTgtgggatggaactcaggacgCCAGGCTTTGGGGACAAAcccctctacctgctgagccctccccagccctccccaccaTTCTCTTAAGCTAGTGTGGAGAAGATTCCTTTTGAGCCCTCTGCTGTCAGATGGCCCCCTTGGGTCTGGGTGCTCTGCTGTGTCTGGGCCCTGGCTCTACCCGTGAGACCTTTTTTCTTTCCCCGCAGCCCAGCCAACAACCGCAATGTATTTTCCCCTGTGTCCTGGCCACCACTGGATCCATATAGAGTTTCCTTCTGGTTTAGTTTCCGGTTCTCTGGTATCTGCTTTCTCTACTCGGTACATTGCCTGCAGTCTCTGCAGATCTGGCCTTAACGAGCTACCCAGGGAGGCTGCCTGGCATAGGGTACCAGCTTTGGATTCAGAGAGTCTGGCATGCCAGTGCTGGCTCCCCTTCAGCCTCCCAGTCCCAGTCCTCAGACGGGAGTGAGTGTGTTTGGTGGGTCAGCACACATCAGTACACATCAGTACCGTAggcccttcctctctccacatcTGTGAGAGGCAGAGCACCTGAGGCCCTGTCACCTGCTCTAGGGGATTCCTACTTGGGTGAGAAACTAGATCGTTGCTGCCAGCGAGGAGTCCCATAGGGGACTGGTTGTAGGTCCTTGGAGACGGTTGGTCTACCTGTAGGCTCCTGTCCCCTGCAAGGGTATGGTGTTTTCAGGTGCACACCTCTCTCCCCGATGATCAAGTCTGCTCTCTGGTTCAATATTCTTTGCTGCATGGGATCTGGGCAAATTCTGCAGGCCACACCTCTGCTGCAGTCCAAGCTCCCTGACTCTTTCCAGCCTTGACACTGCAGGGACTTGGAGCTGTCCGGCTGATTCTTTGCAAACACAGGTTAGGTCAGGTCGCTTACTGAACTGCTTCTGAGTCTGCAATGATTCCTGAAACCACCCTGACCTTAGAGGCCAGGGGCCCAGCCTTTGCATGCCTTGGTGACCTTAATTCCCAGATGTCTTCTGTCTCCGCATCAGCTTCCCTCATCTCCTTCCACACACTGAACTCATTTGCACCCTTGGGCCGTTTTCTGGATATCTGATGGGTTTGGGGACCTGACTGCAGCCTGGCTAAGTGGTCACTTCTTCAGAGGTCCCCCTGGCCACCCGGTTTGTCTTCTCGTATACTACTTAGTGCTTCTTCCCGGTGCATTTCAGAACTTAGGTccatatctgtctttttttttttttttttttttttttttttccacatagaAACCAACAGCCATATAACTGGTAGCTTTAAGCGGCTCACCTTTAGCATCAACAGGCCACANcactttgtagaccaggctggcctcgaactcagaaatccgcctgcctctgcctcccgagtgctgggattaaaggcgtgcgccaccacgcccggctcatatcTGTCTCTTGAGGGTGAACAGGGACCTTGCCTGCCTTACGGTTGTGGTGAAGATGTACATATGAAGTGCTCAGGAGTTGCTGTTAAATGAGTAAAATACTGACCTCTAGGAAGAGGCCTCCCAGGCCCCGCCCCATGCAGTGCAGATCTGTGTTTGTGACATGGTCACACCCCTGAGGTTTCTGTGCTCTCCCTGCACCTGTCACGGAGTCTGAGGTGTGACCTGTACTAAGGAACAGTCTCCAAGAAAGAAGGTCTGGAAGGGGGCCTCagacagggaaaggaagggaggaagctcGTAGCCGAAGGGGAGCAGAGCCCCCAGAGTGAATGGGGTGGGCTCTATACCAGATGGCCTCTATACCTAGAAACTCAGGATGTATCCAGATGGTAGAGAGGAACCCCAAACGCGACCTTCCCTCGGTAGGGTGGTGACACATTGGAGGTGACAGGACCAGTGAGAAGGGTTCTGTGACTCAGAGCCAGGTTTGGTCAACCAGCTTGTTCAGGATCCTGTGCTTACTGTACCTGAAGACAATGGCCACCCTACCGTCCATCAGCCTGTGTTGATGGCTTCGGCTATCCCCACACCTCCACTGCATCCTTGGTCCACAGCAGcctctctgcttccattcctctGCCTGCCTGGATTATGTGTGCCTCAGATCCCTGCAGggctggcttctttttttttttaggtttttcgagacaaggtttctctgtgtcgccctggctgtcctggaactcactttgtagaccaggctggcttcgaactcagaaatccgcctgcctctgcctcccgagtgctgggattaaaggcacgcaccaccacgcctggctctaggGTTGGCTTCTTATTAGCTCATCTCAAAGGGCCTGACCTCAGGACCCTCTCCTGACCCTTGACCTTCCTGCTGTCAGCCTAAGCATCCATGCCCCTTATGCATCAGTCTAATAGCTCTCTGAGGCTCACGTGGGTTGTCCCTGCCTGGGCCTGGCATGCACGCATTCATTCTTCCAAGTTCATCGGAAGCCCTGGGCTGTTGGTCCCCTTGAGTGTGGGTTCAGGTGAGATTGTATAGCTAAAGAGCCAAGGCCCTGCAGGGATTCTCAGACCAGACCTGTGCCCCACAGGGCCACTCTCCATAGGAAGTGTACTTACTGAGTTTTACTGCACTAAGAAGCCTACAGCCTGTGGTGAGTGCCTGACCAGAGCCGGAGCCTGCCGGAGCCTGCCGGAGCCTGCCGGAGCCTGCCGCTGCCGCTGTGGAGCCACAGGCCtcccctttctgtccttctgAGAGTGTTATGATCTTGTGCGTCACCCTCCTGGGGACACATGTCTCCAGCACATTTTTTCCTGGCCTCTCCAAGGATTCCCTGCTTGGCTTACCCTAGAGACCCAATCTTGATGGTTCCTCTTGAGCTTTCCCCAAGGCCCAGGCTTCCGCCTGCCTGCTTcccctcccagctccttctcccagCCTTGGAGGCCATTTTCCTTGCTTTTGAGAAGTGGGGCCCACTCTTGCCTTAGCACCTGCAGCAGGGCTATTCTCTGGCCACAGGAAGCCATGCACCTCCTAGGCAGCATTGCTCAAACGCATACTGTGGCTTGGCTCCTTCGTGCCTGTAGCCTCCAGGGAAGGGAAGCAATCTGAAAGGACCTTTCTCTTACTCCTGTGAGGCAGGCCCTGCTCTGGGGCACAAACCTCCTCACATGGAGAAGctgatattgttttgttttgaagtgcCAGGATGGTTGGCACCTGACCTACCAAAGAACTAcatcccctgtgtgtgtgtgtgcccgtgcgcATGAGCGTACCACCGTGTACAGGTGGAAGTCAAAGACAATTTTGTGgagctgtttctctccttccacctttatgtgggtcctgagagttgaacttaggtcctcaagcttgtgctgcaagtgcttttatcccctgagccatctcaccagaagATACTGTTTCTAGAAGAATGTTCATTGTCCTGCACACAGCAAGCCTCAGATTTGAACATAGCaggcctttcttcttctccttctccttctccttctcctcctcctcctcctcctcctcctcctcctcctcctcctcctccttctcctccttctcctcctccttctcctaaagatttatttattattatatgtaagtacactgtagctgtctttagatgcaccagaagagggcatcagatctcattatggatggttgcgagctaccatgtggttgctgggatttgaactcaggaccttcagaagagcagtcagtgctcttaaccgctgagccaactctccagcccatagCAGGCCTTTCTGAAATCTATCTAGTCAAAAGACTTCCATTCTGCTGATTTGGTGGCATCTGGTGATGTACAGGACCTGGCCATTTGCTGCTAGAAGCCTTGAGTTGTTGCAGCTGCCAGATGCAGATGGCAGTGTGCAGAGACCAAGTAGCACTTGGTCTAGGCTACTGTCCCTCAGcgcctgctctgcctgcctggaaCCCCCGGCATTGTCTTTGAAACCCTATCATAGGCCACTCCTCTCCTGTTCCCCTGAGTATCAGCCTGGACTCAGTGTTGCTTAGCCATCATACTGATGTTACAAGGTACAGCAAGGCCACCtgctagcttctctctctctcaccacctGGTCCCCTGGTCCGTTACTTcaggccctcctcctcctcctcctcctctggaggCTGGTTACCTTGTGAgtctcagttttccttttctgtcagtGAGCCATTCTAgccattatattttatttatttatttattttaaagatttatttatttattatatgtaagtacactgtagctgtcttcagacactccagaagagggcatcagatcttgttacggatggttgtgagNNNNNNNNNNNNNNNNNNNNNNNNNNNNNNNNNNNNNNNNNNNNNNNNNNNNNNNNNNNNNNNNNNNNNNNNNNNNNNNNNNNNNNNNNNNNNNNNNNNNNNNNNNNNNNNNNNNNNNNNNNNNNNNNNNNNNNNNNNNNNNNNNNNNNNNNNNNNNNNNNNNNNNNNNNNNNNNNNNNNNNNNNNNNNNNNNNNNNNNNNNNNNNNNNNNNNNNNNNNNNNNNNNNNNNNNNNNNNNNNNNNNNNNNNNNNNNNNNNNNNNNNNNNNNNNNNNNNNNNNNNNNNNNNNNNNNNNNNNNNNNNNNNNNNNNNNNNNNNNNNNNNNNNNNNNNNNNNNNNNNNNNNNNNNNNNNNNNNNNNNNNNNNNNNNNNNNNNNNNNNNNNNNNNNNNNNNNNNNNNNNNNNNNNNNNNNNNNNNNNNNNNNNNNNNNNNNNNNNNNNNNNNNNNNNNNNNNNNNNNNNNNNNNNNNNNNNNNNNNNNNNNNNNNNNNNNNNNNNNNNNNNNNNNNATCTCACCATGTAGGCCTGAGTATCTTGGAACCTGCTGtctagactgggctggcctcacaTTTACAAAAATCTCCTTCCCTGCCCCATCGGGTCATTCCCCTCATCCCCCTCATCCCCTGCCTTCTGCTGTGCTCTGCCACTGTTTTGCCTGTGGTGAAAAGCAGCCAGTAGAAGAAATCACATCAAGTATGTGGcatggtggcataagcctttaatcggcactcgaggcagaggcaagtgggtctctaagttcaaggctagtctggtctacatagtgaatgaGACCTgtcagaaggaaaggagaaacaaacaaacaaacaaacaaaccacataaTATCATAATATGTGACCTTGTGTCCAGATTAGATTTTAGTTTTAGCGTTGGGCACCAGAgataaaactcaggatgtcatgTGTGCTCAGCATATCTTTGCCTCTgcacccccttccctcccccatcccttggGTCTGGTCTCATTGCTTATTTCAGTTCTCCCCTTAATGGCTGGGTCAGAATCTACCTTATAAAGGGCTGTGAACTTTGCTTAATCTTCCTTCAGTGTCCTGAACCTGTGGCCTCAAGCTCCCTCGCATTTTCCCTCAGGAAAAGCTTGCATAATTTCCCCGAGTGCACGCGCCTGTCTTCCGTCTATTGCTTTGCGTCCTGTAAGGTGCAGGCACTTAATAGCGTTCAGACATCACAGGCCCCGAGGTCTCGGGATGTCATGAGGCAGTCATGAGGCCATAGCTAAACTGGACCGCTGTCATATGACACAtaagaagacaagaaagacaaaaaaaaaaaaaaaaaaaagaagacaagaaagcaGTGTGAATGGTTCTTGGATTCCCTCATTgtctgtacctcagtttccttaaTCCTCCTGGGTGTCAGCTGTGGCAGAGAGTGTGCCAGGCTGATACTGAAGTGACAGTTCTTTATAGAAAGATGAAAGGGGGGGGGCGGGTAGGGCATCAGTTACGAGCACtagatgttcttccagagggcaaATCTTCCactctcagcacctacatggtggctcacagggagatctgacgccctcttctggcctctgtgggcactgcacactgtggtgcacagacagattATCActgcacataaaatacatttttttttgtttgttttttcaagacagggtttctctgtatagccttggctgtcctggaactcactctgtagaccaggctggcctcgaactcagaaatcctcctgtctctgcctcccaagtgctgggattaaaggtgtgagtcaccactgcccggccataaaatacagttttaaataagTGGAAAGTTGTTGCTGAGGAGATGTCTCATTTGGTAAGTTTTTGCtctgcaggcatgaggacctgagttcagtccccagtgtTCACCTGAGTGTTGGGCACAGTGGCTTGAGTCTGTAGCAACAGTGAGGAGACAGGAGGCTCTCTGGGGCtcgccagccagccagtctaactGAGTCCCtgagccccagggagtttagtgagagaccctctaAGAGTAAGGCAGAGAGGACCAGAGGAAGACCTGACGTTGACTTCTGGCCTATACCTACATCcaggtgtgaacacacacatacatgggtgcacacacacacatgtacacgcacacatttgtacacacacagatgcaaagcAACAGCAAGTGGGAACAGGCAAACAGCAATTCCCTCAGCTCCTGCGAGCCTTTTTCAGTCTTTCTGAGATCTGACCTTACCCCATCCAGGGAGGAAGCATGAAGGTGACAGGCAGGTGCCCTGGTTTGGACCCCATTTCTGTCACTTACCAGTTGTGCAGCTTCAGGCACATTCATTAACACCAGCTCCTCATCTACAGAATGCTGATAATAGCTAAACTATGGCCTTAAAACAGCTGTCACATGTCATCTCGGTTGTTGTGGGTCAGGAACCTCCATAGGTGGGCGCCATTGCCTCCAGGCCTCCCACAGGCTAAAGCCACAGAATCGGCCAGCGCTGTGGTCTCACGTGATGCCTCTACTCTGGATCCATCAGTTTACTAAAAGCGGTGCTGGTTGAGTTCCAGTCCACCCCATGCCACAGGCTGCTGGTGGCGGCCTTTGGTGCCCTTCAGGCTGCCAGCCAGGGACTTCTCTCTGCTCCTTGCTGTGTAGCTTTCTACGGTGCAGCTTGAAACACAGCAGTTGGCTTCCAGGAGagcaggcagggacaggagacCAGTGAGTGAACTGGGAGCCAGAAGCAATCAATCCCTTGCTGCTTTCAGAATGTCACGTTTATAGAGTGTACTTCTCCCAGTTATCCTTCATCTCCCTTCTCCCGACCACCTGCTCCGTTCCCAACAAGCTCTTACCTTCATGCCTttgattatttatgttttatttatgtgtatgtgcacattgtGTTTATGctatgtgagtgcagtgcccgcagaagccagaagagggcgtcaggtccccgggagctggaattacagatggaaATTGTaccccggtcctctggaagagtagcaaacttttttttttttttttttaaattagatattttctttatttacatttcaaatgctatcctgaaagttccctataccctccccccatacccacccactcccacttcttgaccctggccttcccctgtactggggcatataaagtttgcaagaccaaggggcctctcttcccaatgatggccaactaggccatcttctgctacatatgcaggagTAGCaagctcttaacccctgagctgtcTCTACAGCCCTGTGTCTTTGCATTTAAAGCTGCTTGTATGAGCAGAGTAGGGCAAGCACAGATCACCAGCCCTGCGCCATGAGGAAGATGGCCGCCCTTCCCCTAGCAACCACTGGCCACCTCCTCAGAAAAAGGGCGGGGCTCATGAGCCCAGACactctttttttggtttatttttgttttgttttgttttgtttttattattattattattttttttttcgagacaggatctctgtgtagccctggctggcctcgaactaagagctctgtctgtctctgcctcccaggtgctcggattaaaggtatgcgccaccactgcccagacaTGTTTTTTTAACCTCATTGTCTTTTAGAAGCAGATCACTTGTTCCAGCCACTGTGGGGTGTgaccagcaggaggcagggtcaccacagcctgagcCAGCTGGTCATCCAGCTGAAGTGAACAGGGTACAATGTCCAGAATGGCCCATGGGATGCCACTTGGCGGGATTGTTACCCCTTCGAGTTCTTGATTTGACCTTGGGGTAGGACTGGGACTTGTGGGCTGAGATACCAGACCAGCCCAGCCTAGGCCATTCATGAGGAACACAATAGGGATCTGAGCAGATGTCAGGACCTGTGGAAGTTGACCTAGAGGACAGGGGATTGGACCTGAGTTCCACACCAGCTTTGggacctgtcttagggtttctatttctgcatcatgaccaagaagcaagttggggaggaaagggtttattcagcttacacttccacactgctattcatcaccaaaggaagtcaggactggaactcaagcagatcaggaagcaggagctgacgcagagggcatggagggatgtttcttactggcttgcttcccctggcttgctcagcttgttttcttatagaacccaaaaccaCCAGCCgaggggatggcaccacccacagtgggcccatCCACCCTCGGTGTCAGGTGGTAGGAGAGGCTGCCTGTGCAGTCAGATGCCCTTCAGTTCTTGCAGCAGTGTTAGGAAGTGGTTGATGTTGCCTGCgctgtgtgacctcagacaaGTGGCCCTTCCTCTCTGGGCCTCCTGCTTCATACCTAACCTGCCTTGTGTTCACAgtgagtcggggggggggggtgccgcTCACACCTGTTCCTATCCTTGCAGGTCTTCTCCATCGTGGTCTTCGGCTCTATTGTGAACGAGGGCTACCTCAACaacccagaggaggaggaggagttctGCATCTACAACCGAAACCCCAATGCCTGCAGCTACGGCGTGACTGTGGGCGTGTTGGCCTTCCTCACCTGCCTGCTCTACCTGGCGCTCGACGTGTACTTCCCACAGATCAGCAGTGTCAAGGACCGCAAGAAGGCCGTGCTTTCTGACATCGGTGTCTCGGGTGAGCCTACTTCGGGGGTGCCCCTTAACAGAGTATCCAGAGccctctcctccaccctcccctgAAGTGTAGGTGACTGACTAGGGGCCGTGGTTGGTGAGGTGAGGGGGTCTTCTGCACCCCTCCCTGGGAAGACTGGAGCTGCCCCCTTCCATTGGTCCTGGGAAGGACCGCCACCCTTTGATGGTCTCCCATCCTTGGGAGTCCCAGAATCAGCCTGGGCATCATTAGGACTGAGGGTCCCTGCTTCTGGGCCTGGGGTCCCTTTGACCTTCTAGAGAGAGCTAGGACTAAATGAACATCCCCAGAAGCTCCTTTTAGGGACAGGCTGGGACATGCCCACTCTATCCTGGACAGCTCTGGTAGACCATGGGCACCCACAGAAAGTCTTACCCTTCTACCTAGCCCACACATCTCAGCTTCAGAGGGGCTCCATTTAGGGCGGCTTCTGGAGGGTGCACACATGTGGGAAGTGGGAGGTCCAGGCCTCAGGTCGTGAAGTCACTATTGTCCTGTCCCaattgtccccccacccccacccccagttctctAGAGGTCTGAGCAGggtccctgcctcctgccccatgcATAAGCCATTAGCCTTCCTGATCGAGCCAGGGAGGTGGCAGATGCCCCGCCCAATAtggctgcctcctccctctgtaTCCTCCTCCCTTTACTCCAGGCCCTGTGAGTCGGCTCGACCTGCCCTCTCTatggtctcccccccccccgaccccagCTCTGTGTCCTTCCCAATCTGTGcctttcctctgctccctccctctactccaaCCCCTAGCTCATTATTTGGGGGTCAGGGAGCACGGGAACACGCTCTTGAACTGTCCCCCTGTTCCTTGTGTGTCGCTGACCTCCGGACTGGCCCTGGGCACCCCAGCCTTCTGGGCCTTCTTCTGGTTCGTgggtttctgcttcctggccaacCAGTGGCAAGTCTCCAAGCCCAAGGACAACCCTCTGAACGAAGGGACCGACGCAGCCCGGGCTGCCATcgccttctccttcttctccattTTCACATGGGTGAGTACGGCGCCCGTAGAGTCCCCACTTGTTCCAGTCAAACCCCAGGCTGTGTCCCGTTGAGTAGATGGTCTCCCCACTTCAGGAGAAAGCTTCCTATTGGCTCAGTCACCTcacaatgtacttatttattttttgtctttttttttttaaaaaagatttattcagttattatatgtaagtacactgtagctgacttcagacactccagaagagggcatcagatctcattacggatggttatgagccaccatgtggttgctgggatttgaactcaggaccttcggatgagcagtcagtgctcttaactgctgagccccctattttttttgtcttttaaaggaattttttaggtctggcatggtggcattcacctttaatctcaatactGGGAGACAAAGGctggctgatctctgagtttgagaccgtcctggtctatagaatgagttccagggctacacagggagaccctgtcttaaaaaccaaaccaaaccaaccaaacaaacaaagagaaaaaaaaaatggagaaatgtgtTATCTAGGGGTCCAGCATGCTGGAGCCTGTCCTTTTCAGGGCTAGCCCAAGGTCTCAAGGGCTCCATGTGCCACAGCAAGGCTAGCCCCTGTAGGTCATATCCATCGCCTCCGTTACTAGTCTCCCTCTAGTCGAGAGAGGTTGGGGTGTCAACAtcccccccttccctcttctcccttctgttACTCTGTTGTAAGTTCTTCAAGGGACCCCTTGGGCTGCACATAGTcagtcttccctctccccactctccctgggtgactttaaagatctatttatttattttatgtatgtgagtacactgtcgctgtcctcagacacgccagaagagggcatcagatcccattgtagatggtttcgagccaccatgtggttgctggaaattgattgaactcaggacctctagaggagagtcttaaccattgagccatctctccagcccagacttctttttctttttaaggaccCCAGCAGCCATCTTCTGGGGCACTTTGTACCCTTCATATTGGGAACTAAGAGTTTTGTGATTCAGGTCCCAGAGGCCAGCCATGGTCACCGTAGAGCTCTTGATATCTTCAGGACTGGGCAGGGAGATCAAAGTGGCCTCAGGGGATCTCATTTGGGAAGAAGGTACCCTAAAAAGTAGGACTTGCCCTATTCCTGCCCCTGGCTGAGACGGTGCCACTGACAGGAACATAGCAATTAGATTGAGGGCAAACACCCAGTAGCTTGGTGCTGCTGCCCACGGCCGGCCCTTCCTGAGGCAGCTCTGCCCTTCTGCTTCCTTAGcgaccccacccctgctctctctGGCAGAGTCTGACAGCAGCCCTGGCCGTACGCAGATTCAAGGACCTTACCTTCCAGGAGGAATACAACACACTGTTCCCTGCCTCAGCACAACCATAGTCCCTGAAGGACAGGGAGTCTACACCTCAGGAGGGCCCAGTGTCGGAGATGTTTGATCACTAGGACAGGATGAGGCTGGCTGGAGGAGTCAGCTCTGGCTCACCATTGGCTCAC is a window from the Mus pahari chromosome 17, PAHARI_EIJ_v1.1, whole genome shotgun sequence genome containing:
- the Syngr1 gene encoding synaptogyrin-1 isoform X1, producing the protein MEGGAYGAGKAGGAFDPYTLVRQPHTILRVVSWVFSIVVFGSIVNEGYLNNPEEEEEFCIYNRNPNACSYGVTVGVLAFLTCLLYLALDVYFPQISSVKDRKKAVLSDIGVSAFWAFFWFVGFCFLANQWQVSKPKDNPLNEGTDAARAAIAFSFFSIFTWAGQAVLAFQRYQIGADSALFSQDYMDPSQDSSMPYAPYVEPSAGSDPAGMGGTYQHPANAFDAEPQGYQSQGY
- the Syngr1 gene encoding synaptogyrin-1 isoform X2, coding for MEGGAYGAGKAGGAFDPYTLVRQPHTILRVVSWVFSIVVFGSIVNEGYLNNPEEEEEFCIYNRNPNACSYGVTVGVLAFLTCLLYLALDVYFPQISSVKDRKKAVLSDIGVSAFWAFFWFVGFCFLANQWQVSKPKDNPLNEGTDAARAAIAFSFFSIFTWSLTAALAVRRFKDLTFQEEYNTLFPASAQP